In the genome of Longimicrobium sp., the window CGCCCTGGCGGCCGTCAGCAGCCTGCCGCCGGCACAGATGGCGGGTGCGCTGGGCCAGGTGTCCGCCGCCGCCACCGGCAGCGTGGGCCAGCAGCGCCAGGCCCTGGCCGCGGCGCCGCCCGAGCTGCAGCGCCCCAGCGGCGCGCCCGCCACCCGCGGCGCGCCCGGCGCCGCCGACGCCGCGCCGCCCCCCGCCGAGGGCGCCCCCCGGCAGGTGGCACGCGCGCCGGAAGGCACTCCCGTGCAGACGCCCGCGCCGGAGCCGCTTCCCGCGCCGCCGCCTTCGCCCACGCAGCGCGTGGCTACGCCCGAGGAGCCGGCCGACGTGGCCGCCTCGCTCCGCCGCCTGCCCACCACCGACCCGGGGCTGGAGGTGGACGCCGGCGCGCCGCCCCGGGTGGCGCTGGAAGGCAACGCCGACCCCGCCCGGGCACGCGAGCAGCGCGCCGAGCTGCAGGCCGGCATGGTCCAGGCCCGGGCCGACGGCCAGCGCGACCTGGCCCAGCCCATGGGCGAGGACGAGATCTATCCCACCGTACCGCCCGAAACGCTGCGCGCGCAGGTGCCCGCCGGTGGCGCCGCGGGCGAAGGGGGAGCGGCGGGCGCGGCAGGCGGGGCGGACGACCCCGCCGTCGCCATCATCGCCCAGCAGGAGCGCGGCGACCAGGTACGCGACGCCGCGCTGCAGGCGCGCACCGCCATGGCCACGCAGCGGCAGGACCACGCCGCACGTGCCACGGAGGAGCGCGCCGCCTCCAGCCGCGAGGTAGCCCGGCTGGAGCAGGAAAGCGCCGCCGAGCAGACGGCCGAGCGGGCCACGGCCCGTCGCGAGGTGCAGGCCCAGCGCGAGCAGTGGAGCACCGAGCAGCAGACGCTTTCCGAAAGCGCCCGCACCGAGGCCGACGGCGTGGCCGGGCGCGGCGAAGCCGACATCCAGGCACAGCGCACCTCGGCCGACAGCCAGGCCCGCGGCCACCTGGAATCCGGCGCGGCCGAAGCCGCCACCGTTCGCCGCGACGCCCAGGCGCAGGCGGCGGGCGAGCAGCGCCGGGGCGAGCAGGAAGCCGAGTCGGGCGGCGTGTTCGGCTGGCTGCGGAGCCGGGCCAGGGCCTTCTTCGACGGGGTCAAGCGCAGGATCCAGGAAGGGTTCGAGCGCGCGCGGTCGGCGGTGCGCGGCCTGATCGACCGGGCCAAGCGGGCCGCCATGGCCGTGATCGAGACCGCCCGCCAGGCCATCGTATCCGTGATCCGGGGCGTCGGCGCCCTGCTGATCGCCATAGGCGACCGGGTGCTGGCCGGGTTCCCCGCCCTGCGCGACCGCTTCCGCCGCGCCATCCGCGAGCGCGTCGCCGCCGCCGAGGCCGCCGTCAACCGCATGGCCGAGCGCCTCAAGCGGCGCGCGCAGGCCGCCCTGGATGCCTTGGGCGCGGCCCTGAACCGTGCGCTGGCCGCGCTGGAGCGCGGGTTCCTCGCGGCGGTAGACGCCGTGAACCGGGCCGTAAACGCCGCGCTGGACTTCGCCAGGAACGCCGTAGCGGGGCTGGCCGCCTTCGCGGCGCTGATCCGCGACATCGCCGCCGGGCCGGGGCAGTGGATCAGCAACCTGGGCGCGGCCATCGTCGACGGCATCCGCAACCACCTGTGGCGCGCCTTCAAGGAAGCCGTCAAGGGATGGTTCAACTCCAAGCTCGAAGAGGTGCTGGGGCTGGGCACCGCCATCTGGGGCGTGCTGCGGCGCGGCGGCATCAGCCTGGCGCAGGTGGGGCGGATGGCGTTCCAGGCGCTGAAAGCGGCCATTCCCGCCGCCCTGGTCACCATTCTGCTCGAAAAGCTGGTGGCCATGATCGTCCCGGCCGCCGCGGCGGTAATGGCCATCGTCGAGGGGCTGCAGGCGGCGTGGGGCACCGTCAGCCGCGTGATCACCGCGTTCGGGCTCTTCTTCGCCTTCCTGCGCGCGGTCAAGACGGGCAGCGCCGGGCCGCAGTTCGCCTCGGCGCTCGCCGCGGCGGCGGTGGTGGTGATCGACTTCACCGCCAACTGGCTGCTGCGCCGGCTGATTCGCCCGGCGCGCGGCGTGGGCGGGCGCATCCGGGCCATCGCGCAGCGCATCATGGCGCGCCTGCGGCGGGTGATGCAGCGCGTGGGGCGGGCCGTCCGGCGCGGCATGCGGCGCGTCCGGCGCGGGATCAGCCGCCTTCGCGCCCGGTTCGGCCGCCGCCGCGGAGGACGGCAGAACGCGGCGCAGCGGCGGCACGCGCGCGAGCGCCACAACCGCGAGCGGCTGGACCACGCGGTGAGCGTGCTCCGCCCCCAGATCAACTCGCTGCTCTCCCGCCGCGTGTGGAAGCTGCGGCTGCGCGCGCAGCTCGCCCTCTGGCGCGCGAGCTACCGTATCCGCCGCCTCGTCCTCAAGGGCGGCGGGGGCACGCTCGCGGTCGAGGCCGGCAACAGCTTGGGGATCGACGTGGTGACCGGCGTCATGGAAGGCGAAAGCCAGCGCGTGTACCGGATGGTGCGGGAGATCGCCACCGACCTCATGCGCCAGCCCGGCACCCGCGAAATGGCCCGGCAGATCCAGGCCCAGCGGCAGGCGTCGTTCCCCGGCGGGGCGCGGGGGACGACCGCCGCCACCCCCGTGGTCCTGCCGCCGAGCATCCCGGCGCAGAGCCTGGACATCCTGCAGAACCGCCCGCCCGGTTTCCGCAGCCACTACACCATCGGCGGGGGCATGCACAGCTCCGCGTTCACCGAGTTCCGGGGCAGGGGGACCACCGCGGGCAGCATCCGCGTGCAGTCCCCCAGCATCGGGGGCGGATCGTATTCCGACATCCTGACTCGCGTGCCTACGCTGGCACCGTCCGGGGGCGCGCCGTCGGGCCTCAGTCCCGCGGTCGCGGTCGCGCTGACCACCTTCCAGCAGCGCGGTATCCTGCCTCCCGGAGTGCCGTTCGGGGCGCAGGCGGCTCCCATGGCGGGCGCGCTTACCAGGCTGGCCGCGGTGGAGGGCGCGAGAGATCCAGGGTACCTGGTGATCCGCGCCGCGACCATGCACGGCATGCGCGAAGGACTCATCACCCCGCAGCAGGCGCTCATCGACCTCAATCCCATGGAGCGCGCCACCCTCCCCGGCCAGCGCCCCGGCGCGCCGCGCACGGCGGCCGAGATCGCCCGGAGGCAAATTCCCGGCGCGGACTTCCGGTACGGAACCCCGCTTTCGGGAGCCATGGCAACGGCTCTCCCCGGCGAAATGGAGCGCTTCCTGCGCGTCGAACGCGATGCGATCGTCCGCGCGGTGCTGATGCGCCTGCAGACCACCAAGCCGCTCTTCAACACGGAAAGCGACCTGCGCACCTACATCCGGCGGGAGCTGCAGGACGAGCTTGCCCGCATCGTACGCAACGAGTACCCCACCTGACGAGCACCCAATGACTCGAATTCGGCTCCTGCTGCCTTTCTGGATGAACGACGCCAATGTCGACGCGGTGGCCCAGCACCGCGGCTGGCCCTTCGTGGAAGCCCGCCCGGCGACCGAGGCCGCGCGGGAGGCGATCTGGATGACGGCCGATCAGCAAACCTTCATCAACTACGTCGCCGATTTTGGCCTTCAGCTTCACTACGTCGTCGTGCAGGGCCAGGAGGCCGAGGAGGTGGCAGGCGAGCTGGAGCGCGAATTTCCGGTGATCGGCCGCGAGGCGGTGCTGGGGATGGTTGCGGCCGCGGACACGCGCGACACGCTGATCCACGCCATCTACCACATCGCGGCCGCCGCCAGAGAGGACCGTGAGGATCCCGAGCTGTTCGCGGCCATCGAGCGGCTCTTCGCCCATCCTGAAGCCGACGTCCGCCGGGCCGCGGTGTTCGCGTGCACGTACGCCGCCTGGCCGTCGTTCCGCGAGCCCCTGCGGCGCCTCGCCGAGCAGGATGCGGACGCGGACGTCCGCGCCATCGCGCAGGCCACCCTGGACTCGCTGACCAGCCACGCCTGGCAGGGTGGCTGAGCGCCGCCCTGCCCGCTTCACGACCCGGGCGCCGCCCCACGCGACGCCCTCTCCAAGAACAGGAATCCCATGACGCCCACCGCCACGCTCGACACGCCCGCTTCCGCGCTCGACGACTTCCTGGCGCCCCCCGCGCCCGAGCCGCCCCCGTCCACGCTCCACCTCGACACGCTGCCCCCCGCCTCGGCCACGGTGGGCTACGGCGAGCTGGGGACGGGCGGAAGCCTGGGCTACGAGGGCAAGACCGTCACCGTGCAGCGCACCGCCTACTCGCACGCGCTCTCCACCCATCCCCCGGCCCGCGTGCGGTGGGAGCTGGATGGCGAGTGGAAGACGTTCCGCTGCCAGGTGGCGCTGAACGGCGACGTGCCCACCGGGCGCTCGCACGCCGACTTCCAGGTGTACGCCGACGGCCGGCGGGTGGCCGAGGAGTACCGCGTTTCCGCCGGGGCCCCGCCGCGGGCGCTGCAGGCCGACATCACCGGCGCGCGCACGCTGGAGCTGGTGGCCACCACCACGCGCTGGGCGTCGTCCCACGCCGTCTGGCTGAACCCCGAGCTGGACCGCGCCGCGCCGGCCGCGGACGTGCCCCTGCTCGACTGCCTGCAGCGGGTGCACATCCATCCCCCCGCCGCGCCCATCGTGGCCCGGCGCTGCATCGCCACGGTGGTGTCGCCGGGCTTCGAGGCGCTCCTCGACGACCTGCTGGGCTCGGTGGTGGCCAACGCCGGGTGCCCCGACGCGCGGCTGGTGGTATTCGCGGTGGATCCCGACGCCGCGTGCCGCCGCATCGCCGCCCGGTACGGCGCCGAGGTGGTGGAGTGCACCCGCAAGGCGCACGTGAACGCCACCGTGAAGAGCGTGATGTACTCCACCCCCCGGGTGATCGACGCCGAGCAGTTCATTTGCCTGGACGCCGACATGCTGGTGCTCGACGACCTCGATCCCGTCTTCGCCGCCATCGACGCCTGCGCCCCGGGCGCCATCCTGGCCTGCCGCGAGGCCAACGGCTTTCACTACGACGACGTCGAGCACGCCGTGATGTCGGTCTACGGCGGCCGGCCCGGCGACCTGGCGCGCATCATGGGGCGCGACGGCGGCGAGGGGCGCGACCGGCTGGTGGTGAACGACGGCATCTTCGCCGGCAGCCGGGGGGCGCTGCAGGCACTGGATTCCCTGCTCCGCGAGTGGCGGGGCGCGCCACGCTGGGTAGACGAGCGAAAGGACATCTGGTGGCGCAACCAGGCGGTCTTCAACCTGGCCATCGCCCACCTGCGCTGCGGCGTGGAGCTGGACGCCGTGTACAACGTGCAGATGAACAACCAGGAAGTGGAGATGGCCTGGGAAGACGGCCGCGCCGCCGCCCGCTGGCAGGGGCGGCGCGCGCGCGTGCTTCACTTCAACGGCCTGGGCCGCCACAAGTGCCCCGAGTGGCGCGGCCTCTTCGCCAGGGCGGGCGATCCCGTGACGGGCGCGGGCGGGGGCGATGGATACGCGGCGTTCGTCGCGGCCCTGCGCGGATGGGTGGGGCGCTACGGCCAGCGCGCCCTGGCATGGTCGTTCTACGGCACCGCGGACGGATTGAACGGCAAGGTGCGCGATCCGGGAACGTTTCCGCTCTTCGGCCTGCTTCACTACCTGGTGAAGTCCAACGGCTGCGCCCGCGTGCTGGAGACGGGCACCGCGCGAGGCGTTTCCGCGGCGTGCCTGGCCTCGGCCGTGGCGCACCGGCGCGGCGCGGTGGTGGTGACGGTGGACAGGGAGGCGTTCGCGCAGCGCGACGATCTCTGGGCCGCCCTTCCCCCCGCGGCCCGCGGCTGCATCCAGCCGCGCACGGGAGATTCGCTGGAGGAGCTGGATGCCGCCATCGAGCGGGGGGAGCGGTACGACGCAGCGCTGCTGGATTCACTCCACGAGGAGGAATACGTCTACGCCGAGTTCCAGCGGGCAGTGCAGCTCGTCTGCCCCGGCGGGCTGATCCTGTTCCACGATGCCTTCCTGCCGGGAGCGACGGTGGATCGTGCGCTGCTGCGCATCGAGGCCGACGGATACAACGTCACCCGGCTGTGGGGCGCCGAGTGCGGCTTCGCCGAAGACGACGGGCAGGGCTTCGCCCTCGTCGTGAACCGGCGCCGCGCGGGCGCCGGCGCGCCGCAGTGACCGCGCGCGCGGCGGTCGGCATCGCCGTCCACGCCGAGCCGGCGCGGTTTCGCGCCACGCTCGACGCCGTGCGCGCCACCGTTCCCGCATCCACCGGGATCGTCGCCGTCCCCGACCACCCCGACGGCGAGACGGAGATGGCGGTGCGCGGGGCCGGCGTGCGCGTCCTTCCCGCGCCCGAATCGCCCGGCGGGGCGGCGTGCTTCAACCGCCTGCTCGGCGGCACCGACGCGGACGTCTGCGTGCTGCTGGAGAGCGGCTGCATCCCGGCGGACGGATGGCTGGAGCGGCTGCTGGACGGCCTTGCCGCCGACCCGCGCAACGGGCTGGCGGGCCCGTCCACCAACCGCTCGTGGAACGCGCAGGGCGCCGAGCCCGCGTGCGGCCCGTCGTCCCAGGCCATCGCCTCGGCGGGGCGGCGGCTGGCGCAGCGGCACGGGGGCGACACGCGCACCCTGGAGCCGCTCTACTCGCTCGCCGACTTCTGCTACGCCGTGCGCCGCGAGGTGTGGGACGCGCTCGGCGCGGCGGACGAGGGGTTCGGCGCGGGGCCGTGCTGGGAGATGGAATACAACGCGCGCGCCGCCCGGGCGGGGTGGCGCGGGGTGTGGGTGCCCGCGGCGTTCATCTGGCGCGCCCCGTTCACCGCCCGCCGCGCCCGCGACGACCGGCGGCTGTTCGATGCCAGCCGGCGCCGCTACCAGGACCGCCTCTGCGGCCTGCGGCTGCGGGGAGATGCCGCGCGGTACGAGACGCACTGCCGTGGCGACGCCTGCGAGCACTTCGCCCCGGCGGCGCTCGTGCAGATCCGCATCGATCCGTCTCCGGTGCCGGTGGTGGCGGATGAACGGCCGGCCACGGCGCCCCCATCGCCCGCCTCGGCCATCGTCCGCTCCCCTGCCCCGCCCACTTCGTCATCGGGAGGTGTGGGCGCGCCGATGGTCAGCTGCATCATGCCGACCGCGGGAAGGCCGGAGTTTGCGCTGCAGGCCATCGGCTACTTCCTGGCGCAGGACTATCCCCGCCGCGAACTGGTCATCCTGGACGACGCGGGGAGCGGCCTGGCGGAGCGCCTCCCGGACGATCCGCGCATTCGCTACGAGGCGCTGCCCGCCGGGCGCAGCATCGGCGCCAAGCGCAACTGGGGCGTGCAGATGGCGCGCGGCGAGATCATCGCCCAGTGGGACGACGACGACTGGTACGCGCCCGGGCGGTTGAGCGCGCAGGCGGCGCCCATCCTGGCGGGCGATGCGGACGTGACGGCCCTGCGGGCGGAAGTGTTCTTCGACCTGGAGCGGTGGGAGTTCTGGAGCTGCACCGACCTGCTTCACCGGCGCCTGTTCGTTCACGACGTGCACGGCGGGACGCTGGCGTATCGGCGCAGTGTGTGGGGCACGAAAGCCACCTATCCCGCCGCCTCGCTGGCCGAGGACGCGGCGTTCCTTTCCCGCGCCGTGCGTGGCGGCGCGCGGCTGAAGCGCATCGACACGCCCGGGCTGTTCGTGTACCTGCGCCACGGCGCCAACGCGTGGAAGTTCGCCTGCGGAAAGCACGTGGACGCCTCCGGGTGGCGCAGGATCGGCGAGCCGCCGCACCTGGGCGAGGCGCGCGCCTTCTATCTCGCCCGCTCGCCCGCCGCGCCCGGCCGCGGGCCATCCCCGGTCGTCCGCGTCGATCGACGCGATCCACCCGGGCGCGACAGCCGCGAAGAATGCGACGGGGTGCCGCTCGTCTCCTGCATGATGGTGACGGCGGACCGAAGGCGCTTCGTGCCGCACGCCATCGACCACTTCCTGCGGCAGACCTGGCCCGCGCGAGAGCTGGTGATCGTGGACGATGGCGCGGATTCGGTGGAAGACCTGGTTCCCGCCGACCCGCGCATCCGCTACCTGCGCACGGCGCGCTCGCCCACGCTGGGGGCCAAGCGCAACCTGGCGTGCTCCCTGGCGCGCGGAAGCCTGCTGGCGCACTGGGACGACGACGACTGGATGGCGGACACGCGAATCGAGGCGCAGGTGTCGGCGCTTCAGAGGGTGGACGCCGAAGTGTGCGGGCTGTCGACGGTGCGCTACTTCGAGCCGGTAGAGGGGCGTGCGTGGGAGTTTCGCTGGGCTGATCGCTCGCGCCGGTGGGTGGGCGGCAACACGCTCCTGTACCGCCGCGCCGCGTGGGAGCGGCGCCCCTTTCCCGAAGTGAACGAGGGCGAAGACACGCGGTGGGTGTGGGCGCTTCCCTCGGTCGTGTCGGTCGCGGACCCGTCCATCTTCGCCGCCCTGGTGCACGCCGGCAACACCAGCCGCAAGCAGACCCGCGGCGCAAACTGGCACCCCATCCCGCTGGACGTCATCAGGACGGCGATGGGCGCCGACTGGTCGCGCTACGCCGCATCGCACGAAAGCCGGCGACTCGTCCCGGCCTGACGAAAGGCATCACGCGGAGGCGCGGAGAAACGGAAGAGCCGCGGAGGAAATCCCTCCGCGGCTCTCCGTCGTCCTCCGCGCCTGTGCGTGAAACCCATCGCCTGCGGAGATCAGGCCTCCACGAGCTCGCGCTTCTTGCCCTTCTTGTCCTCGCGCCTGGCCTTGAGGACGACGGTGTCGGCGTCCAGGTGGTCGTCGCCGCAGGCGTGGACGTATTCCTGGTAGGTGCCCAGGTAGTCGCGGATGCCGCTGGGGCTGATCTCCACCACGCGCGTGGCCAGCTGGCTGACGAACCAGCGGTCGTGCGACACCAGGATCAGCGTGCCCTCGTACCCCTGCAGCGCCGCCACCAGCGCCTCGATGGACTCCAGGTCCAGGTGGTTCGTCGGCTCGTCGAGCACCAGCACGTTGGGCTGCTCCAGCGCCAGGCGGCTGAACACCAGCCGCGCCGCCTCGCCGCCGGACAGCGCGGAGAGGCGCTTCTCGCCGTCGTCGCCCGAGAACAGCATCATCCCCAGGTGGCCGCGCACGAAACCGCGGTCCTTGCCGGGGCAGTAGTTCCACAGCCACTGCTCGGCCGTCTGCTCGTCGCCGTCCAGCTGCTCGTGGTGGTCCTGCGCAAAGTAGCCGCGGTGCGCCTCGTAGCCCCACTCCACGGCGCCCTCGTCGGGGGGCAGGTCGCCCATGACGATCTTGAGCAGCGTGGACTTGCCGATGCCGTTGGGCCCCATGATCACCAGGCGGTCGCCCTTGTTCACCAGCAGGTTCACGCCGGGGAGCACCTCCTTGTCGCCGAACGCCTTCTTGATCCCCGAAATCTTCAGCACCTGCTTGCCGCTTTCGCGGCGCGGCACGAAGCGGAACTTGGGGTAGCGCCGCGAGCTGCCGGGAAGCTCCTCGAGCTCGTCGACCTTGCGCTCGATCATCTTGAGCTTGCTCTGGGCCTGGCGCGCCTTGCTGGCCTTGGCCTTGAACTTGTCGACGAACTTCTGGTGGTGCGCGATCTCCTTCTGCCGCCCTTCGATCTCCTTTTCCTTCCGCTCGCGGTCTTCCACCTTCTGCACCAGGAAGTCGCTGTAGTTGCCCCGGTACATCGTCACCGTCTGGTAGTCGACGTCCAGGATGTAGGTGGAGATGTTGTCCAAAAAGCGGTGGTCGTGGCTGATCACCGCCACGGGCCCCTCGAAGTCCTGGAGAAACTTCTCCAGCCAGCGGATGGAAAGGATGTCCAGGTGGTTCGTAGGCTCGTCCAACAGCAGCACGTCGGGCGAGCCGGCCAGCACCTGGGCCAGCAGCACGCGCAGCTTGAAGCCGCCGGAGAGCGTGGACAGGGGCTGCCGGTGCACCTCGGCCGGCAGGCCCAGCCCCTCCAGGATGGTGGCCGCGCGCGCCTCGGCGGTGTAGCCGTCCAGCCGCTGCACCGTTTCTTCCAGCTCGCTGAAGCGGTCGGCGTCGAAGTGGATGTGCGCCTGGGCCAGCAGCGCTTCCTTGGCCACCATGGCGTCCCACAGCTCCGGGTGCCCCATCAGCGCCACCGCCAGCACCTCCTGGTCCTCGTACAGGAACTGGTCCTGGCGAAGCACCCCCAGCCGGGCCTGCTTGGGGATGGAGACGCTGCCCTTGCTGGGCTCGCCGTCGCCGCTGAGAATGTTGAGCAGCGTGGTCTTGCCGCACCCGTTGGCGCCCACGATGCCGTAGCGCTCGCCCGGGTTCAGCTGAAAGGCTGCACCGGCGAACAGCACACGGTCGCCGAAGGACTTTTCGAGATTGGTTACGGAGATCATCCCCCAATATAACCAGGAACGGCCCCGTTCTGAACCCTTCGGAGAAGACGAAAGGACGCGCCGCGGGCAGCGAATGCCCGCGGCGCGTCCTTTCGTTCCAGCCGGCCGCCCGTCAGTCGGCGGCCGGGCGGGTCAGCTCCCGGCGCGCGCCAGGGCGCGGACCGAAGCGGCGAGGGCACGCACGCGCCGCGCGTCGGCGCCGCGGGCCTGGCCGTCGACGTAGCCGGCCAGGCGGTTGAGCACCGAGCGCCGCTCGGCGCCGGCGCCCATCGCCTCGGCGCGGTTCAGGTCTTCGGCGATGCGGGCGACGGCGGCGGTGGAAACCCCGCGGCTGCGCACCAGCTGGTCGAGGTAGGCGCGCGACACCACGAAGGCGGCGGGCCACTCGATGCGGGTCTGCATCTGCGGGTTCCACTGCTCCATGCGCACCAGCTTGGCCGCCTCGAGCTCGTTGTGCGACAGGTGCATGCTGGTGCCCAGGCGCAGCACGTCGATGCCGCGGTTGATCTCGGTGCCGTAGATCAGCCCATTGTACCAGTAGGCCGACCAGTAGCCGCCCAGCACCAGCGACTCGGCCATGGGGCCGCGGTCGAAGAAGGCGATCTCCACCGGCTTGGCGGGATCGCTGAAGTCGAACACCGAGATGCCCCCCTGGTACCACGCCTGCACCATGATGTCGCGCCCCGGCACCGGCACCAGCGAGCCGTTGTGGGCCACGCAGTTCTCCTGCGCCGTCTGGGGCGCGGGCAGCTTGTAGTGGCCGGCCGGGCGAAGCTCGCGGTTGGCCAGGGTGAAGATGGCGTTGGAACCCCACAGCGGCGGGTCCGTCGCGCGGCAGCGGGGGCTGGCGCCGCCGCCCCACTCGTCGGTGAAGATCACCGTGCTGGCGTCGTTGTTGAACGTCGCCGAGTGCCAGTACGCGAAGTTGGGGTCCGTCACCTCTTCCACGCGCCGGGGGTTGGCCGGGTCGCGGATGTCGAGCAGGATGCCGTTGCCGGAGCACGCGCCCGCCGCCAGCCCCACCTGCGGGTAGACGGTGATGTCGTGGCACTGGTTGGTCTGCGAGGTGGTCTGCGTTCCCGCCCCGTGCGCGCCGCCCTGCCACAGCCCGGCGATGTTGCCCGTCTGCGGGTCGGCGAAGATGCGCGGCGCGTTGACCACCCGGGCCTGCTGCGGGTTGGCGAGCGGCACGCGGATCACCTCGATGCGGAAGTACGCGCTGGCGGTGTCCTGCGGTGAGCGCACGCACCCGGCCAGCTCGCTGGGCGAGCGCGCCACGCTGGTGCCCTGCACGTACACGTAGAGG includes:
- the abc-f gene encoding ribosomal protection-like ABC-F family protein, encoding MISVTNLEKSFGDRVLFAGAAFQLNPGERYGIVGANGCGKTTLLNILSGDGEPSKGSVSIPKQARLGVLRQDQFLYEDQEVLAVALMGHPELWDAMVAKEALLAQAHIHFDADRFSELEETVQRLDGYTAEARAATILEGLGLPAEVHRQPLSTLSGGFKLRVLLAQVLAGSPDVLLLDEPTNHLDILSIRWLEKFLQDFEGPVAVISHDHRFLDNISTYILDVDYQTVTMYRGNYSDFLVQKVEDRERKEKEIEGRQKEIAHHQKFVDKFKAKASKARQAQSKLKMIERKVDELEELPGSSRRYPKFRFVPRRESGKQVLKISGIKKAFGDKEVLPGVNLLVNKGDRLVIMGPNGIGKSTLLKIVMGDLPPDEGAVEWGYEAHRGYFAQDHHEQLDGDEQTAEQWLWNYCPGKDRGFVRGHLGMMLFSGDDGEKRLSALSGGEAARLVFSRLALEQPNVLVLDEPTNHLDLESIEALVAALQGYEGTLILVSHDRWFVSQLATRVVEISPSGIRDYLGTYQEYVHACGDDHLDADTVVLKARREDKKGKKRELVEA